TTAAAGGGATTTTTCGTCAATCCGCGTCTTCTGCATCTCTTGGTGATCGGGTTCGTGTTTGCCGTTTTATTGACCGTTGTTAGCCGACCACGCAAAAATGCCGTCATGATCATCTTAACCGATATTTTGCTGGGTATCTTATTGGCGTCGCTGTACCTCGATACGCCAAGCATTAACGTCTGGCTGATTCTGATCGGCTTTTTGCTCGCCAACCTGCTGTTAGTCTCTAATTTAATCGATGAACCTCACTGTCGTTGGATTATTTATGGGTTCATTTCCGGAACCGGAATTGTCTTGTTGTTCACAACGACCTACCATCACTATTTTTCGCTGGTCTCACTGATGTATATCACCCTGATGATTTTCGCGAATATTTTCTTTTCCTACTACGCCTTTATGAAGCAAAACAATCAGCTGTCCATAATGATCGTGTCGGTGCTGATTTTAATGTTGTGTCTCACACTCAACATCTCATTTGTTAAAATCATTCTTATCGCTGGCATTCTGGCATTCTACGCTTATTTTGAATCCCGGGTTAATTTCCGTAATTTTGAAAAACGGGCCAATGTTTCGACGGTTTCCTTCCTGTTGTTTTCAATGCTGGTCTGTTTTTAAGGTTCATTTATTATAATTTTGTTAATATGGTTAATTTTAAGAAAAGAATCACCAACTTTGTCACCCACCTTCATTCAATCGTGTAGTATGGCGTTGATTGATAAATTCGACAAGGACGGTGACAAGCGTGAACATTAAAGTAGTTGGTGATATCCGAGTAGGCAAAATACAACCCTCATTAACTGGGAATCCCATTGTTGACGATGTCCTCATTCAACATTTTTGTGATCGACTCAAAGAAAAATTAAATTCACTGCAACCATCCGTTGATATTATTCCCGACCATTTCTTCGATGCTACCAAGCCATGTGCCGACATCATTTTGATGGACAGGCGCATCATCGATGATCTCCCCGACGAACTGCTGATGAACTTTAAAATAATCGACATTGACCATAATGATATTTTACGAGGTAACATTACTGAGGCTGTGAACGCACTCAAACGATATGATTCCGGCAAGCACGTTTTTGCGATGTAGTCGTGAAACTTACCCGTCGGTATTTGCAAATTGCATCATACAAAAAGCCCGTCATCTTGAATGACGAGCTTTTTGTATACCGAAAAATCCACGAAGCGGCTTTCAGCTATGTTCTATTTCTTGAAGCGGCGATCCTTCTTAATATACACAATCATCAATAAGACCATTACCATCGTTAAAACGACTGTATAGAACCAAGCTTCCCCACGACCTGCAAATGGTAGTTTAACGTTCATCCCATAAAACCCGGAAACAATCGGCGGAATGGCTAGAATCAGTGACCAAATCGTCAGAAACTGCATCGTTTGGTTCAATTTATTATTCAAAATATTCCCAAATGCCGACTCGGTTTCCCGAACCACGTCGCCGACCACATCAAACATGGTTTGACACTGTTTGTATTCAATTAACAGGTCACCAATGGATTCATTGGTTTTGCTGGCAAGTTCGGGGGACATCTTCAAGTTATCCTTGATGGTGGCTTGTAACTCCTGCAGGGCGATCAAGTTGCCTGCCGTGGCCGAGCGCAGATAGACCAGACTGGTCTTTAGTGCTGCCAATTCATCCAAACTGTGGTTGCTGATTGCCCGGTTGTGCATCCCTTCCAACTTCTCGGCTTTCTGACTGATCTCGTCCAATTTGTCAAAGAACGGCGAAATCAATGCAAACAGGATTGCCAAAATGTGCTCGGCAACACTGTCATATGCCAACTTGGAATGGTCTGAAACCAGCTTAGCCTGCTCTTGGGCGTGACACACCGTAATCAGCAGGGAATTACTGAATCCCAGAAAAATCGGCGATGTGAGCATTCGGCTTTGCTTAGGATCCGCAATTGCCCTGACCACCAGTGCACTAAACCCTGACAGATCATCAAAAGTGGCCCGTGGCTGCTCATGACGATCCAGCATATAGCCTTTGAACTTGGCTGGTGCCCGATAGTCAATCGTAATGTCATTTAATTCGTCTTCAGTTGGTGAAATTGCCTCGACCCAGGTGTAAGTGTCAAACTTATGAATTTTAATCATGGAATTGCCTCTTCAATCGTCATTTTATGAATAACTAAAGTCTAATTTTTTCCGAAAGCAATTTCAATCCCCAACTACCTGCCGCCATGACGCCGTTGGATCACCTGGTAAATTACCAGCATCGAGCCAATTGAAATCAAGGAAATGACCATCGCCACCCGCGTTGAGCTGTTCACCAATAGGAATCCAAGAATGAAGACAAAGAATGCCAGTGTCAAATAATCACTCAACGGATACCCAGGCATTTTAAAGACCTCACTGCCCTTCGGATGAGCTCGGCGATATTTAATGTGGACAATGATTAAAACCACCCACACCACGACAAAGTTAATGGTTGAAACACTTGAAACCAGGTTGAAGACCCCTGCTGGAATAAAGTAGTTCAAAACAACGATGATTAACAGAAAGGCGGTTGAGAAGTTCAGGGCAATGTTTGGAACGCCGTTGCGCCCCAATTTGGTTAAAAATGACGAAGCATTCCCACCCATACTCAACGCGTACATCGTCCGGCTGGTACTGAATAAACAACTGTTAGTGGCGGAGACTGCGGCAGTCAAAACAACAAAATTCAAAATCCCGGCAGCCCCCACAATTCCCACTCCCGAGAACACCTGAACGAATGGGCTGGCGGTCGTGGTGATTTTATTCCAAGGGTAAACACTCATGACCGCAATCATCGAGCCAATATAAAATAAACCAATTCTAATTGGTAAGCTGTTAATCGCCTTTGGCAGATTGGCTTTGGGATCGTCAGTTTCGCCGGCCGTCAACCCAACCATTTCAATGCCGACAAAGGCAAACACCACCATTTGAAATGACATCAAGAACCCGTGGGCGCCAGTTGGGAAAAAGCCGCCATGGCTGACCAGCTGGCTGAACGAAGCCGTCGAGCCGTCAACATTTACATGGAACACGGCGAGTCCTACTCCGACCACGACTAGGAGAATAATTGCCACGACTTTAATCATCGAAAACCAGGATTCCATCTCACCAAACAATCCGACATTGACCAGATTGGCGGCGAACAGACATAAGAGAATAATCAGCGGTGGAATCCATTGGGGAACTCCGGGAAACCAAAACTTGATATAAATTCCGGTGGCAGTCAAATCGGCCATTGCCAAACTAATCCAGCAGAACCAGTAAGTCCAGCCGGTCACAAACTCCCAGCGGTCACCCAAATACATTTTTACAAAATCAAGAAATGAATGTTTGCTGGTATCTGACAGCAGCAATTCACCAATCCCCCGCATCAGCAGGAAACAAAAGATCCCGACAATCAAGTAGGATAAAATGATTGATGGCCCTGAAGTGTGAATGGCCGAACCGGACCCCAAGAACAGCCCGGTTCCAATTGCCCCGCCAATCGCAATCATCTGAATGTGTCGGCTTTTTAGTGAACGCGATAGTGAATTTGTTTGATCCTTCGTTTCCATAGTGTCCTCCTTAAAAATGTCCATTAAAAACGCCCCCAGTACCTATTACAGTACCAGGGGCGTTCTTCAACGCGGTTCCACCCAAGTTCCACAATACAATATGTATTGCCTCTTATTGCAGATAAGGCTGCCGCCATTAAGTATTGCCATTTTAGTTGCTGGCTTTCAGCAAATGCCAGCTCTCTGTGAATATTTACCAGTATACGGTTCATATTTTAAATGTCAACCCCAAATCGTCAACACATGTTCACAGATGAAGAACAAAGACAAATTAAATCAGCAAATTAGTTGATTTTTCGGCCAATATCGAGTATCTTTGAGCCAATAAAAGTTAATCAGACTTTTAATCGAGTCTTTATGGAGGGATACATTTATGGAATCTCATACAGCTTTACTGATTATTGATTATACCAACGATTTTGTGGCCGATAAAGGGGCGCTGAGCTGTGGCGGCCCTGGACAGGTACTTGAACCGCATATCTTAAAATTAGCTGACGAATTTGTGGCCAATGGCGACTGGGTGATTTTACCGACCGATGTGCATACACCAAATGATCCATACCATCCTGAAACCAAGTTATTCCCACCTCACAACGTCCGAGGTACTTGGGGCCGTGAATTTTATGGTGGCTTATCACCTTGGTTTAAAGAGCATCAAGCAGATGATAAGGTGTATATGTATGACAAAACCCGCTACAGTGCCTTTGCCGGCACCGACCTGGATATCCGGCTGCGTGAACGCCACGTTGACACCGTTCATCTAGTCGGTGTCTGCAGCGATATCTGCGTTTTACACACTGCCGTCGACGCTTATAATCTCTGCTACAACATTGTCGTTCACAAAAGCGGCGTTGCCGGATTGACCCAAGCCGGCAATGACTGGGCATTGGATCACTTCGAACATGTTCTGGGAGCGACTGTGGAAGATTAATGGCGAGTTGCTTTGCAAAATTTCCCGATTTAGTGTTTAATGTTCTTCAGTAGACAAAATATATTTTCGATCGAAGATGGGATGAAACGATTGTTTTGTGACCATCTTCTTAGTGTTTGTGAATTTATTTTGGACTAGGGAGGAACGACAATGGCTAATAAAGTGTCCAGATACAATAATGACCAGTGGGAAACCGCTAAAGAATCTGTTTTGCAAGAGTATGAAGATTATAAACAAACCCTGCGGGATCAAGGGGTCGACTATACAATCAAGAATGCCCGGAAATTATTGATCTACCAGGACCTGGTTGCCGAGTGGCAGCACAAATTGGGAACCGTTATCACCGACCTTGAAGATAACCTGTTTGCATTAACGATTTTTGATGACCTTAAAAAACGAAAGCAAAGCTCGCTTTTGGCGCGCGGATATGAACATATTTCCAGTTGGCCGGACTTCAACCCAACGGCGCTGGCCCTTTGGTTGGAGCTTGAGGAAGACGAGGCCATGGCTTAGTAAGTGAGGTGGCAAAATGTCTCATTTTGATATTTCCATGTTGATCACCATCGCGATTGGTTTTATTTTGATGACCGTAACCAACAACCGTCCGTTCGCAATCACTTTGGCGGTGTTAGCAATTGGCTTAACCATCATGCTGACAATCAAAAAGATCCTGAATCGAAAACAATCGCATAGTTAAGACGACAACCACAAGGGGCTGCGACAAATCTGTCGCAGCCCCTTTGCTGTCTGGTTGATCAAAATGGTCTTTAATTATTTTTTCTTCTCACCCTTATCTTTTTTCTGGTTCTTTTTTAGAAATTCATCCCGTGTCTGTAAATCCTTCACGTGAATTTTAATTTCGGTTGGCTTCAAATCGGTCATTTCGGTGATTGTCTGAGTTAATTTAGTGGTAATTTTGTTAAAGACCGTTGGGATGCATTTGCCATATTCCAAGACTGCATCCATTGCCAATTTAACTTCTTTATCATCGTTGTCTAAATCTACTTTCACCCCAGTTGAGGGATCCGTCTCGTCACTGAAACGATCAGTGACCGAATCAATCAGGTTCCCCTCTAAAGACAGCACCCCATCCACATCACGAACGGTATTACCGGCAATCTTGGTTAACACACTGTCATCATAAGTTAATACGGTTGCTACACTGCTGTTTTCTTGTGTCATGGTTTTTCCCTCCATTGGCTATTCCACCCTGTCATCATTGACAGTGTTTGCGATATCGTCTTTCTTTCGGGTACTTTGCTGTTCCCATTCTTTTTTGGTCAGAACATCGTTAATATTTAAATTAATTTCAACAACGTCCAAACCGGTATAATTCTTGATGGCTTTTTGGGTCCGGCTGCAAATTTCATCAAAGATCTGCCGGGCGTCGGCGCCATATTCAATCGTAGCTTCCATGTCCAAGGCAACCTGTTTTTCACCAACCTCGGCGTCAATCCCCTTTGTCGGATCAGTGGTTTTTGAGAACCGATCCGCTAATTCACTCATCATCCCGCCATCAAGCGACAGGACCCCGTCCACATTTCTGGAAACCAGTCCGGCAATTTTTTCAATTACCGAGTTTTCAAAGGTTAACTTCTTGTTTAAATCTGATTTTTGAATCGTTGCATCCATCACAGTCATCTCACTTTCCTTCCGTTATTTAATCATCACTCACTAATTGGCTGATTAAGCGCTTGAGCCCGCCAAACTTCCAGATAACGGTCCCGATCAAGGCACCAATCAAGGTCAGTGCCAACACCGTCAGCATGCCGCTGAGGCCGCCAAAGACCCACACGACGCCTGCGACCATTCCGAAGACGGCTCCGTACATAATTGCATTCATCGACATCCTCCTCCTAAACTACTCGTGGGCGACTGGCTTTTTCGCGTCTGCTTGAAGCTTCAAACGGGGTCACTTTGACCCGCACTTTCTTGACTTCAACATCCATCAACTGCTGGATCTCATCCACGACATTGTTCTGAATTTCCTCACCCAGTTTGACCAGATCTTGGTTGAGTTTATCAACGGCGTTGACGCTAACGCGAACCACCCGATTCCGAGTCCTCAATCGCAATTTGACAGTCACATGATTGACGTTGTTTTGCGTCATAATTCGATTCTGCAAAATCTTTTCAACCGCTGACTTGGAAATACTCAGTCTGCCGTGTGGGGACTCAAATCGCAGCTGGTCGGCCTTCCTTGGCGCAAAGATTGCCATTATCAACATCATCAGACTGACTAGGGCGACGACCGCGGATACAATCGCGGCACCAATCATCATCCAAGGAGTATCCGTTTGAATTGTCTGAGTCACGACTGGTGACAAATAGTCGATTGGAATGACTAACCCAACCAGCCAAACTGATTGGGCAATCCCAATCAGACTGACAATCCAGATCATTAATCTTGAGAACTTATTCAATTTGCAACCTCCTTTCTTAAAAGAGGTAACCTTAACGTGCCATTCCCCGAGTCACCATTGAAACGACCAGGACTAAAATAACAGCTCCGACAATGGCCGGTAAAATTGCCATCCCAGCTAATTGAGGCCCCCAGGAACCAAAAATTGCTTCTCCGAGCCAGGCGCCAATCAGGCCACCAACAATGTTGCCGATCCAGCCCATGGGCATGTCACGACTGGCAATCGCTCCTGCAAGTGCGCCAATGATGCCACCAATGATAAGTGTCCAGAGTAAACTAAACATGATAATCATCCTTTCTACAAATAGTATTGTGGAAATTATAGCTCCCTTGCTATAGTTATATTTTATAATAATTAATATCTTATTGTGTGAATAAGGTGTGAAGAAAAGATGAAAAGAGTGTGAGGCAAGCTGATTAGCTACTAGGCACTAATGCCGTCGGAGCATTAGGGTGATAACAGTAGTTAACGCTGGTTTTGCGTTGACTGCTGTTATCGGACTAAGCGGAGAAAGCTGGCTTGTCGAACACGTTTAGAGTGTGAGTCCGAGCGGTTAGCAACCGGAGCATAAGCTGACTTGCGGGGAAATCGAGTTTGATTTCGCCGGAAGTTGGCTTATGTGCAGGTTGCTGCTTGGGGGAACACGTTTGCCTGAACCAACAAAAAAGGCGTCAACCAAACGGTCAACTCCTCAATCCAAACATTAAGCAATTCCAAGCCCTGCCAGCACCCCCACAATCACTGAGGCGACCAACATCAAGCCGAGCATCACCAAATGAAATTTCTTATGCATGACAACCAGGGCCAGGTATTCACGAATGACTGCGTTCGGCAGGTAATAAAATGGGGTTTTCGACCCGATCCCAAAAGCATGCATACCAACTTCCCGAGAAAGGATACCGGCTCTCAAAGTATGATAATTGCTGGTAACGAAGACAATTCTATGATTAGTCGAACCGGCATCTTTATCAATCAAGGCTTTTGAAAACTTCATATTTTGAAAAGTATTCACTGACTGGTCTTCAATCAAAGTGTCTGCCCCTCTGGCACCATGTTCCAAGGCGTAGTCACGCATGGCGACACTTTCAGGGAGTAACTCGTCACCACCCTGGCCGCCCGAAAAGACCAATTTGGCGCGCTTGTTGGTTCGATGGATTTGTTGATTATAAAATGCGATTCCTTTATTAATGCGACCACCAAGCAGGCGACCGACTTTGTGTCCATCAACCAATCCAGCTCCCAAAACGATGATGTAATCTTTATTGCTCCGGGGAAAATATAATTGATACAACAGCATCGAAGACAACGTATTCCACACAGTCAGCAAAATATAAGCAATCAGCATCGTCAAAAAAGTCATGACAAACGCTTGAATCGGCGTTGGCAGGTCAATTGGGTTAAAGAAAATCAAAACATCAATGAGGACAACGCCGATCCCGACGATTAACGTCAACGACCCGCTGAGACTATAACCTTCTTTTCGCCAAACGACGATTGCGTTGATAAACCAGAAAATAAAACTCAAAATTAATCCCAAAATAACGGCCAGACCAACGATTGCGACGGCCACGGCAATCACCAACGCATTATATTTTTCGCCAAACACCTCAAATAATTGAACCAGGAGGGCCAATAATGCCAGTAAATCCAAATTGGCCAGCCAACCAAGAACCGACGTGTTTCGGTTCTTGATCAAATATGTACCTAAAGCCACCGTCAAAACGGCAAAAACGACGCCTGTCAAAGCCACCATCCACATACTCGTTCCCCCTTTTGAATTCAACTAATTCAACAAATAAAAGGCCGGCAGCAAAGCCTCAGTTTTGCCCCGGTCCAGATGGATCCCAGAATGCTATTTGTTGGTGTAATCCTTGCTATTCATTTCTTCTGCAGCGAATTCCTTAATAAATTTCAAAATGGCTCTGACCTTGTCGTCCCCATAACGGCTGATCCAGCTGTCAAAGCGTTTGGTGATCAAATCGTTGACGTGCTTTTCGGTTTGCTCACCGGTTGGAGTTAAATGTAAATAAAGTCGGCGGCGATCACTTTCCGCTGGTTTTTGGAAAATATAATCATGCTGTAATAGAACTTTGATTTGGCGCGAGATTGCGCTTCGGGTTACTCGCCGTTCACTGGCAATATCCATCAATGAGACGTTTTGTTTTTCAGCGATTGTATGCAAAATTAAGTATTGTTCAAACGACAATCCGTACTTAGTTGCGGGTTCAGAAACAAAGTTATCTAAGTATTTAAGTGACGACAAATAAACGTCGATTGCTTCTTTTAATAGATCCTGATTTGTTTTACTCATATCTGTCACCATTCCCCTTTAATTATTAAACCTTATATCACCTTAATTATATATTTTAGTAACCAGTGTCGCAACTAAATGGATTAACTTTATCGTTTTATGGCATTATGCTTTATAATTATGACATAACAAAAAAGGATTGATATTTATGGCTGATGATGCAATTTCACTAATTCACCAAGTAGAACTGGATCTTTTCAAACAATTTGCCAAAATTACCCACCAACACCACATCCATTACATTGCTTTGGGTGGGACAATGCTGGGGGCTGTTCGCCATCAGGGGTTCATTCCCTGGGACGATGATATGGACGTCGGCATGCTGCGGGTAGATTACGAGCAATTTTTGAAAGTGGCTGAGAAAGACCTTAAAGGGACTCACTATTTTCTTCAAACCCCATGGACGGACGAGAATTACGCTCTGAGCTATTCCAAACTATTGGATAGGAATACCTTCATTGAGGAGAAGAACAACGTTAACAACGCCCGGAAAGGCGTTTTCCTGGACATCTTCCCCTTGGATCGAATTCCAGACTCTCCTGCCCGTCAACGGCGGCAAATTTTGGACATGCGAAGACTCGACAGCCGAATTTATTTGAAACTGCGTTATAACGTGATCGATAATCCAATTCGCAAGTTTCATGCCTCCCTTTCTGCCGAGCAGGCAGAGACGGCAGAAGATTTCAAAAAACAACGCGAAAGCGTCATGACCATGTATAACGACAAAGCGGCGTTAATGAACGTCAAGAATCTCGCCTCACAATATGCCTATGAAAAAGAAATTCTGAGCCTGGACCAACTAAATGATACGATTGTGTTGCCATTTGAGGACACTTATATTCGGGTCCCAGCTGACTACGATGGCATCTTGACCAAGATCTATGGCGATTATATGACGCTGCCGCCGGAAAATGCCCGAACTGAAAAGCACATTGTCCGTTTAATCACTGATAATCAAGAGTTTGAACTCTAACTAATTACTTGCGTTGACTTGATTAATTTGGTAGGTTACATATGACAAGCAATGCAGAAATGAAGGTGTTATGAATGTTTAATCCCAATGAATCCCGATTCGCCAGCTACACGATCGTTTCATCATTACCCGATGAGGCAATTGATAACGTTTGGTACATCATCGATAACGACCTGCAAGGCGTTTTCCAATTATCAAATCTGATCACATTTAATTTAGTTAATAACGATGGCAATTTGTCCTATGATTTCATTCAAGGAAATGAATTGGTGGCAACTTCTGATTCACCATATCCTTACGACAATGGTTATCCAAAATCCCTGGTCGTCTATGACAGTGGTGACCGGCAAATCATTGCGACCCCATCTGAAATCAACTTATAAAGTTACTTTGCGTGTTGTAAGACCTGACCGGAAGTTTTTTCGGTTAGGTCTTTTTGAATGCCCTGAGAAAATCATTCCACTTAAGGGACATTGGTTAGATTAAAGATTAAATAACCAGACTTCCAAATGAAAAAATGATAAAAAGAAAAGAGCAGGCAAATTGCCTACTCTTTGTGTAACTGCTCCGGCTGGGTTCGAACCAGCGACCTCTTGATTAACAGTCAATTATTCTACCACTGAACTACGGAGCAAAAATATTTACTTAACGACCACTTAGATAATATATCATATCTAAGAGTGACTGACAACTACAAAATTGCATAAAAAAAGATTTTGGGGGATCAACAGACCCCGGAAGATCTTTACTGCTCCGGCTGGGTTCGAACCAGCGACCTCTTGATTAACAGTCAATTATTCTACCACTGAACTACGGAGCAAAAATATTTTCTTTAAAAACGACATATATATTTATATCATATCCAGCGAAAATATGCAAACTATTTTATCATCTAAATTTCATCAATCCACTAACTAATGTGATTTTCTTTAAGAATGATGTCGACTTCTTTCTGCATTTCCGGGGTTTTGTGCCATTCTTCAAAGTGATCCATATCTTCAGTCGGCATCGTATAATTTTCGTTAATATATTGCTCATATTTGGCCACGTGAGGAGAATGTGGGATATTAAGCTGTAAGATCCTGACCTGCTTAATAAAACCTCGCTCAGCTGCCAATTCTGCCCGACCATTCTGCACCATATTGCTGATCTCAATATACTTGCTGCCATCGTTTCTGGTAATTTCTTCAATTAGTGTCAATACTTCATGACTCTTCAACGTGTGACCTCCCCTTATTTACTCACGAAGAACATTATACATAAAAAACTGACGTTATAAAGACGTCAGTTTTTTAAGAGAGAAAGAGAATTGATTAGAAGGTATTTATTTAGTACCCGAACATAATATACTCAATATTGAAAGCGCTGTCAACTAAATTTCGAAAAAAGGTTGCCAAACAATCGTCTGGCAACCTGAAAGTCATTCTTTACCCGGCAGATGAAGCGTGTGCGATGGATGAACAATCGCAGAAGGATTATTAATCACGTGCTCGACTGAATGGCCGGAAACGTTAACCAAGCAGAAGAAGACCACCACAATCAACACAGCCCAGGTCAATAATTGATTCCAAACTGACATTTTT
Above is a genomic segment from Lentilactobacillus buchneri containing:
- a CDS encoding magnesium transporter CorA family protein, coding for MIKIHKFDTYTWVEAISPTEDELNDITIDYRAPAKFKGYMLDRHEQPRATFDDLSGFSALVVRAIADPKQSRMLTSPIFLGFSNSLLITVCHAQEQAKLVSDHSKLAYDSVAEHILAILFALISPFFDKLDEISQKAEKLEGMHNRAISNHSLDELAALKTSLVYLRSATAGNLIALQELQATIKDNLKMSPELASKTNESIGDLLIEYKQCQTMFDVVGDVVRETESAFGNILNNKLNQTMQFLTIWSLILAIPPIVSGFYGMNVKLPFAGRGEAWFYTVVLTMVMVLLMIVYIKKDRRFKK
- a CDS encoding amino acid permease translates to METKDQTNSLSRSLKSRHIQMIAIGGAIGTGLFLGSGSAIHTSGPSIILSYLIVGIFCFLLMRGIGELLLSDTSKHSFLDFVKMYLGDRWEFVTGWTYWFCWISLAMADLTATGIYIKFWFPGVPQWIPPLIILLCLFAANLVNVGLFGEMESWFSMIKVVAIILLVVVGVGLAVFHVNVDGSTASFSQLVSHGGFFPTGAHGFLMSFQMVVFAFVGIEMVGLTAGETDDPKANLPKAINSLPIRIGLFYIGSMIAVMSVYPWNKITTTASPFVQVFSGVGIVGAAGILNFVVLTAAVSATNSCLFSTSRTMYALSMGGNASSFLTKLGRNGVPNIALNFSTAFLLIIVVLNYFIPAGVFNLVSSVSTINFVVVWVVLIIVHIKYRRAHPKGSEVFKMPGYPLSDYLTLAFFVFILGFLLVNSSTRVAMVISLISIGSMLVIYQVIQRRHGGR
- a CDS encoding cysteine hydrolase family protein — protein: MESHTALLIIDYTNDFVADKGALSCGGPGQVLEPHILKLADEFVANGDWVILPTDVHTPNDPYHPETKLFPPHNVRGTWGREFYGGLSPWFKEHQADDKVYMYDKTRYSAFAGTDLDIRLRERHVDTVHLVGVCSDICVLHTAVDAYNLCYNIVVHKSGVAGLTQAGNDWALDHFEHVLGATVED
- a CDS encoding Asp23/Gls24 family envelope stress response protein, whose product is MTQENSSVATVLTYDDSVLTKIAGNTVRDVDGVLSLEGNLIDSVTDRFSDETDPSTGVKVDLDNDDKEVKLAMDAVLEYGKCIPTVFNKITTKLTQTITEMTDLKPTEIKIHVKDLQTRDEFLKKNQKKDKGEKKK
- a CDS encoding Asp23/Gls24 family envelope stress response protein, yielding MTVMDATIQKSDLNKKLTFENSVIEKIAGLVSRNVDGVLSLDGGMMSELADRFSKTTDPTKGIDAEVGEKQVALDMEATIEYGADARQIFDEICSRTQKAIKNYTGLDVVEINLNINDVLTKKEWEQQSTRKKDDIANTVNDDRVE
- the amaP gene encoding alkaline shock response membrane anchor protein AmaP, with amino-acid sequence MNKFSRLMIWIVSLIGIAQSVWLVGLVIPIDYLSPVVTQTIQTDTPWMMIGAAIVSAVVALVSLMMLIMAIFAPRKADQLRFESPHGRLSISKSAVEKILQNRIMTQNNVNHVTVKLRLRTRNRVVRVSVNAVDKLNQDLVKLGEEIQNNVVDEIQQLMDVEVKKVRVKVTPFEASSRREKASRPRVV
- a CDS encoding GlsB/YeaQ/YmgE family stress response membrane protein, translating into MFSLLWTLIIGGIIGALAGAIASRDMPMGWIGNIVGGLIGAWLGEAIFGSWGPQLAGMAILPAIVGAVILVLVVSMVTRGMAR
- a CDS encoding YdcF family protein, coding for MWMVALTGVVFAVLTVALGTYLIKNRNTSVLGWLANLDLLALLALLVQLFEVFGEKYNALVIAVAVAIVGLAVILGLILSFIFWFINAIVVWRKEGYSLSGSLTLIVGIGVVLIDVLIFFNPIDLPTPIQAFVMTFLTMLIAYILLTVWNTLSSMLLYQLYFPRSNKDYIIVLGAGLVDGHKVGRLLGGRINKGIAFYNQQIHRTNKRAKLVFSGGQGGDELLPESVAMRDYALEHGARGADTLIEDQSVNTFQNMKFSKALIDKDAGSTNHRIVFVTSNYHTLRAGILSREVGMHAFGIGSKTPFYYLPNAVIREYLALVVMHKKFHLVMLGLMLVASVIVGVLAGLGIA
- a CDS encoding MarR family winged helix-turn-helix transcriptional regulator, producing the protein MVTDMSKTNQDLLKEAIDVYLSSLKYLDNFVSEPATKYGLSFEQYLILHTIAEKQNVSLMDIASERRVTRSAISRQIKVLLQHDYIFQKPAESDRRRLYLHLTPTGEQTEKHVNDLITKRFDSWISRYGDDKVRAILKFIKEFAAEEMNSKDYTNK
- a CDS encoding LicD family protein, which produces MADDAISLIHQVELDLFKQFAKITHQHHIHYIALGGTMLGAVRHQGFIPWDDDMDVGMLRVDYEQFLKVAEKDLKGTHYFLQTPWTDENYALSYSKLLDRNTFIEEKNNVNNARKGVFLDIFPLDRIPDSPARQRRQILDMRRLDSRIYLKLRYNVIDNPIRKFHASLSAEQAETAEDFKKQRESVMTMYNDKAALMNVKNLASQYAYEKEILSLDQLNDTIVLPFEDTYIRVPADYDGILTKIYGDYMTLPPENARTEKHIVRLITDNQEFEL
- a CDS encoding DUF960 domain-containing protein is translated as MFNPNESRFASYTIVSSLPDEAIDNVWYIIDNDLQGVFQLSNLITFNLVNNDGNLSYDFIQGNELVATSDSPYPYDNGYPKSLVVYDSGDRQIIATPSEINL